The Rhinopithecus roxellana isolate Shanxi Qingling chromosome 9, ASM756505v1, whole genome shotgun sequence genome contains a region encoding:
- the HAS2 gene encoding hyaluronan synthase 2: MHCERFLCILRIIGTTLFGVSLLLGITAAYIVGYQFIQTDNYYFSFGLYGAFLASHLIIQSLFAFLEHRKMKKSLETPIKLNKTVALCIAAYQEDPDYLRKCLQSVKRLTYPGIKVVMVIDGNSEDDLYMMDIFSEVMGRDKSATYIWKNNFHEKGPGETDESHKESSQHVTQLVLSNKSICIMQKWGGKREVMYTAFRALGRSVDYVQVCDSDTMLDPASSVEMVKVLEEDPMVGGVGGDVQILNKYDSWISFLSSVRYWMAFNIERACQSYFGCVQCISGPLGMYRNSLLHEFVEDWYNQEFMGNQCSFGDDRHLTNRVLSLGYATKYTARSKCLTETPIEYLRWLNQQTRWSKSYFREWLYNAMWFHKHHLWMTYEAIITGFFPFFLIATVIQLFYRGKIWNILLFLLTVQLVGLIKSSFASCLRGNIVMVFMSLYSVLYMSSLLPAKMFAIATINKAGWGTSGRKTIVVNFIGLIPVSVWFTILLGGVIFTIYKESKRPFSESKQTVLIVGTLLYACYWVMLLTLYVVLINKCGRRKKGQQYDMVLDV, encoded by the exons ATGCATTGTGAGAGGTTTCTATGTATCCTGAGGATAATTGGAACCACACTCTTTGGAGTCTCTCTCCTCCTTGGAATCACAGCTGCTTATATTGTTGGCTACCAGTTTATCCAAACGGATAATTACTATTTCTCTTTTGGACTGTATGGTGCCTTTTTGGCATCACACCTCATCATCCAAAGCCTATTTGCCTTTTTGGAGCACCGGAAAATGAAAAAATCCCTAGAAACCCCCATAAAGTTGAACAAAACAGTTGCCCTTTGCATCGCTGCCTATCAAGAAGATCCAGACTacttaagaaaatgtttgcaatctgtGAAAAGGCTAACCTACCCTGGGATTAAAGTTGTCATGGTCATAGATGGGAACTCAGAAGATGACCTTTACATGATGGACATCTTCAGTGAAGTCATGGGCAGAGACAAATCAGCCACTTATATCTGGAAGAACAACTTCCACGAAAAGGGTCCCGGTGAGACGGATGAGTCACATAAAGAAAGCTCGCAACACGTAACGCAATTGGTCTTGTCCAACAAAAGTATCTGCATCATGCAAAAATGGGGTGGAAAAAGAGAAGTCATGTACACAGCCTTCAGAGCACTGGGACGAAGTGTGGATTATGTACAG GTTTGTGATTCAGATACTATGCTTGACCCAGCCTCATCTGTGGAGATGGTAAAAGTTTTAGAAGAAGATCCTATGGTTGGAGGTGTTGGGGGAGATGTCCAG attTTAAACAAGTATGATTCCTGGATCTCATTCCTCAGCAGTGTGAGATACTGGATGGCTTTTAATATAGAAAGGGCCTGTCAGTCTTATTTTGGGTGTGTCCAGTGCATTAGTGGACCTCTGGGAATGTACAGAAACTCCTTGTTGCATGAGTTTGTGGAAGATTGGTACAATCAAGAATTTATGGGCAACCAGTGTAGCTTTGGTGATGACAGGCATCTCACGAACCGGGTGCTGAGTCTGGGCTATGCAACAAAATACACAGCTCGATCCAAGTGCCTTACTGAAACACCTATAGAATATCTCAGATGGCTAAACCAGCAGACCCGTTGGAGCAAGTCCTACTTCCGAGAATGGCTGTACAATGCAATGTGGTTTCACAAACATCACTTGTGGATGACCTATGAAGCGATTATCactggattctttcctttctttctcattgcCACAGTAATCCAGCTCTTCTACCGGGGTAAAATTTGGAACATTCTCCTCTTCTTGTTAACTGTCCAGCTAGTAGGTCTCATAAAATCATCTTTTGCCAGCTGCCTTAGAGGAAATATCGTCATGGTCTTCATGTCTCTCTACTCAGTGTTATACATGTCAAGTTTACTTCCCGCCAAGATGTTTGCAATTGCAACAATAAACAAAGCTGGGTGGGGCACATCAGGAAGGAAAACCATTGTGGTTAATTTCATAGGACTCATTCCAGTGTCAGTTTGGTTTACAATCCTCCTGGGTGGTGTGATTTTCACCATTTATAAGGAATCTAAAAGGCCATTTTCAGAATCCAAACAGACAGTTCTCATTGTTGGAACGTTGCTCTATGCATGCTATTGGGTCATGCTTTTGACGCTGTATGTTGTTCTCATCAACAAGTGTGGCAGGCGGAAGAAGGGACAACAGTATGACATGGTGCTTGATGTATGA